Proteins from a genomic interval of Flammeovirgaceae bacterium SG7u.111:
- a CDS encoding alpha/beta hydrolase — protein MDILFHFYKAICSKRAKHHFLLSLLALTSIFILNSCESAKEQKPISGAWIGTVETRPFPDLVSLTIDSGAIVKLFYNEVEYQPVSDFVHEEGKVSFKIEGPVFEASFDGEYKNDSIIGLLTINEEHYSCGFVRTIPMALGETAELTGLYEVAPGHVVEASSYIIDFTLNPLLVLDFKTGKKRVAFPQSDLKFVAGQRMLSPYPSDFDLTFSRGDSGLVKLSSYPGIEKEKHGLRLKNLERKQEVTAQNGDVMLRGTITYPESEGDHPLVVYVPGSGMQARGNILDDFVKLMPYYGIATLVYDKRGCGESTGSLENYTYEDLAKDLEAVVAEASAQPGIDKDRIGLLGIDQAGLIMPMVAANSEQVKFMVNISGSILSMEEQEYRACALRMRADGFSEKEIEEAIAYQNLLFDYLKGEADSVALSEASQTVSTKIWSGYVTSFENKSYVQWWRRNYNFSAMPFLEKIDIPQLTIFGEKDLLIPVEESTQKLTAVYEQKSLKNSKVNVYSGANHLMLLGEKRGDFQYTEIEGYPEGLFDDINEWVAEITGIK, from the coding sequence ATGGATATACTTTTTCATTTTTACAAAGCCATTTGCAGTAAGCGAGCAAAACATCACTTTTTACTCAGCTTATTGGCTTTGACTAGCATTTTTATTTTGAATTCTTGCGAAAGTGCTAAAGAGCAAAAACCGATAAGTGGAGCTTGGATAGGCACAGTAGAGACGAGACCATTTCCTGATTTAGTGAGCCTTACCATAGATTCTGGTGCAATTGTGAAGCTCTTTTATAACGAGGTAGAGTACCAACCTGTCTCCGATTTTGTACATGAGGAGGGGAAGGTGAGTTTCAAGATAGAAGGACCTGTGTTTGAAGCAAGCTTTGACGGTGAGTATAAGAATGACTCGATCATAGGCTTGCTTACGATAAATGAAGAACATTATTCTTGTGGCTTTGTGCGTACCATTCCCATGGCTTTAGGTGAAACGGCCGAGCTGACAGGCTTGTATGAAGTTGCGCCTGGACATGTGGTGGAAGCAAGTTCTTATATCATTGATTTTACCCTGAACCCTTTATTGGTACTTGATTTTAAAACAGGTAAGAAAAGAGTAGCTTTCCCTCAGTCCGACTTGAAATTTGTGGCTGGACAAAGAATGTTGAGCCCTTACCCTTCTGATTTTGATTTGACCTTTTCAAGAGGGGATAGCGGGTTGGTAAAACTATCTTCTTACCCAGGTATTGAGAAAGAAAAGCATGGTTTGAGGTTGAAAAACTTAGAACGCAAACAAGAAGTGACTGCCCAAAATGGTGACGTTATGCTTCGAGGGACAATTACCTACCCTGAGTCTGAAGGAGATCATCCTTTGGTGGTTTATGTACCTGGTAGCGGTATGCAAGCTAGGGGGAATATTTTAGATGATTTTGTGAAGCTGATGCCGTATTACGGAATAGCCACTTTGGTCTATGACAAGCGCGGGTGTGGCGAATCAACGGGCTCTTTGGAAAATTACACCTATGAAGACTTAGCCAAAGACTTAGAAGCGGTAGTGGCCGAGGCTTCTGCTCAGCCTGGTATAGATAAAGATAGAATCGGTTTGCTCGGTATAGACCAAGCAGGGTTGATTATGCCGATGGTGGCTGCAAATAGTGAGCAGGTGAAATTTATGGTAAATATATCGGGGAGTATTTTGAGTATGGAAGAGCAGGAATACCGCGCGTGTGCGCTCCGAATGAGGGCAGATGGTTTCAGTGAAAAAGAAATTGAAGAAGCTATAGCTTATCAGAACCTTTTGTTCGATTACCTCAAAGGGGAAGCTGATTCAGTAGCTTTATCAGAAGCTTCTCAAACTGTTTCTACCAAAATTTGGTCAGGATATGTTACATCTTTTGAGAACAAGAGCTACGTACAATGGTGGAGAAGAAATTATAATTTTTCAGCCATGCCTTTCCTAGAGAAGATCGACATTCCGCAACTGACCATATTTGGGGAAAAGGATTTGCTTATACCTGTGGAAGAGAGTACGCAAAAGCTTACTGCTGTTTATGAACAAAAAAGCCTGAAAAATAGTAAGGTCAATGTGTATAGTGGGGCAAATCACTTGATGTTATTGGGAGAGAAAAGAGGGGACTTTCAATATACTGAAATTGAAGGCTATCCCGAAGGGCTTTTTGACGATATAAACGAATGGGTAGCTGAAATTACAGGCATAAAATAA
- the nuoB gene encoding NADH-quinone oxidoreductase subunit NuoB has translation MGLLDQKFSTGGVVITKVDDLVNWARLSSLWPMGFGLACCAIEMMATYASGYDLDRFGVMPRNSPRQSDVMIVAGTVTFKMADRVRRLFEQMAEPRYVISMGSCSNCGGPYWEHGYHVVKGVDRIIPVDVYVPGCPPRPEALIGGILKLQEKVRKETLMAPTAIEELLEKELV, from the coding sequence ATGGGATTATTAGATCAGAAATTCTCCACAGGCGGTGTAGTGATCACTAAAGTAGACGATTTGGTAAATTGGGCTAGACTATCCTCACTGTGGCCTATGGGATTTGGTTTGGCTTGTTGTGCCATTGAGATGATGGCTACTTATGCTTCGGGGTATGATTTGGACAGGTTTGGGGTTATGCCCCGAAACTCACCTAGGCAGTCCGATGTGATGATAGTAGCAGGTACGGTTACTTTCAAGATGGCCGATAGGGTAAGAAGGCTTTTTGAGCAAATGGCTGAACCGAGGTATGTGATTTCGATGGGAAGCTGCTCAAATTGCGGAGGACCTTATTGGGAACATGGCTACCACGTGGTAAAAGGTGTTGATAGAATTATTCCTGTGGATGTTTATGTTCCAGGTTGCCCTCCTAGGCCAGAAGCCTTGATTGGGGGGATATTGAAATTACAAGAAAAAGTACGAAAAGAGACGTTAATGGCACCAACTGCCATTGAAGAACTTTTGGAAAAAGAGCTTGTTTAA
- a CDS encoding NADH-quinone oxidoreductase subunit C produces MIAIETIVSLLQKALGEEVVMEVEEGGLQPIVQIQPYRVADICLLLHDHEDLLFDSLSCITGIDNGADSDSLDVMYNLYSIPNETALMLKATLPKSAPAIPTLSFIWGCANWLERETYDLVGVEFEDHPDPRRILLPADWEGHPLRKDYQHQEKYHGIKVSY; encoded by the coding sequence ATGATAGCGATTGAAACTATAGTTAGCTTATTGCAAAAAGCACTTGGCGAAGAAGTGGTTATGGAAGTAGAAGAGGGGGGATTACAACCTATTGTACAGATTCAACCCTATCGAGTTGCCGATATTTGTTTGTTGCTTCACGATCATGAAGACCTGTTGTTTGATAGCCTTTCTTGTATCACAGGTATTGATAATGGCGCTGATAGCGACTCTCTTGATGTGATGTATAATTTGTATTCTATACCCAACGAAACTGCCCTAATGCTTAAAGCAACTTTGCCCAAAAGTGCTCCCGCCATTCCTACGCTGAGCTTTATTTGGGGATGTGCTAATTGGCTTGAAAGGGAAACCTATGATTTAGTAGGTGTTGAGTTTGAAGATCATCCTGACCCAAGAAGGATATTACTTCCTGCAGACTGGGAAGGTCATCCACTTAGGAAAGACTACCAGCACCAAGAAAAATATCACGGAATAAAAGTTTCGTATTAA
- a CDS encoding WYL domain-containing protein yields the protein MPSSKLAFLRYMVIDRMLRNRQHKYPTKNEILEVCHEKFGVRSISTIEKDLNAMRLEFDAPILYHKTYKGYYYEEDDFQLFSVNLSDEQMLALSFVETFLEEFKYLPIFSEFSGAVDKVLDGLEITRTFGKDSKNVNKFIQIDKSPYFKGSDILSRLIQEIASKKVLSIEYQKFNSESSKYYTIHPYLLKEFDDLWYLTGYVSDAGYEQVRTFGIDRVLGFVHQDDKYIPQDEVGFNADAFFKNCYGITALSEEANEVILSFSPFQGNYLKSRPLHPTQKELVDNKDEYRISLDLVNNFELRKLILGFGANVKVLAPEKLKKDIQEELAKAIGSYKN from the coding sequence ATGCCCAGCAGCAAGCTCGCTTTTTTAAGGTACATGGTCATAGACAGGATGCTTAGGAATAGGCAACATAAATACCCGACCAAAAATGAAATATTAGAAGTTTGCCACGAAAAATTTGGTGTAAGGTCTATTTCCACCATAGAAAAAGACCTCAATGCCATGCGACTAGAATTTGATGCTCCCATCCTCTATCACAAAACCTACAAAGGATATTACTACGAAGAGGATGATTTCCAGCTCTTTTCGGTCAACCTTTCCGATGAGCAAATGCTTGCCCTGAGCTTCGTGGAAACATTTTTAGAAGAATTTAAATACCTGCCTATTTTCAGCGAGTTTTCAGGTGCAGTAGATAAGGTACTCGACGGTTTGGAAATAACACGAACCTTTGGCAAGGACTCCAAAAATGTCAACAAATTCATCCAAATTGACAAGTCTCCCTATTTTAAAGGCAGCGATATATTGAGCAGGCTTATTCAAGAAATAGCCAGTAAAAAAGTATTGAGTATCGAATACCAAAAATTCAATTCGGAAAGCTCAAAATATTATACCATCCACCCCTACTTACTCAAGGAATTTGACGACCTCTGGTACTTAACAGGTTATGTTTCGGATGCTGGCTACGAACAAGTACGAACATTTGGGATAGATCGGGTTTTGGGCTTTGTACACCAAGACGACAAATATATTCCCCAAGATGAAGTAGGCTTCAATGCTGATGCTTTTTTTAAGAATTGCTATGGAATAACCGCACTCAGCGAAGAAGCCAACGAAGTAATCTTGTCATTTTCCCCTTTTCAGGGAAACTACCTCAAAAGCCGCCCACTTCATCCTACCCAAAAAGAATTGGTGGACAACAAGGATGAATATCGCATTTCCCTCGACCTTGTCAACAATTTTGAACTCAGGAAGCTGATACTTGGTTTTGGAGCAAATGTAAAAGTCCTTGCACCCGAAAAATTGAAAAAGGATATTCAAGAGGAGCTCGCAAAAGCAATAGGCTCTTACAAGAACTGA
- a CDS encoding universal stress protein — MKKILVPIDFSDNSINALEYAVEMSKFLGSEIVLFNSYPIDVAMGMEYSSGAYMQTLNAEVKYDHKLRLEELSSKYTNTFYNNSDRHIEFLTIITEGVAADSIYQMTLDHDFDLIVMGTQGASGLEEVLLGSITAAVIDRVDIPVLAIPEKAKFGGLKKLVYATNFHEDDCKAIDGLSLISEKFNAELTCLHINTSLDKSEDDNQKLDELQHNYKFVPLNKINFKLVHSKGVEKGIIQFLRENDVDMIAVLPEDRGFIESLFHKSTTKKLAFHSEVPLYVAKKV, encoded by the coding sequence ATGAAAAAGATACTAGTCCCAATAGATTTTTCTGACAATTCTATCAACGCATTAGAATATGCTGTTGAAATGTCAAAATTTTTAGGTAGTGAAATTGTACTATTCAATAGTTATCCTATAGATGTCGCTATGGGCATGGAGTATTCGTCTGGAGCATATATGCAAACCCTTAATGCAGAGGTGAAATATGACCACAAACTCCGGCTCGAAGAACTGTCCTCTAAATACACAAACACATTCTACAACAACAGCGATAGACACATTGAGTTTCTCACCATTATTACCGAAGGCGTAGCTGCCGATAGCATTTACCAAATGACCCTCGATCATGATTTTGACCTTATAGTTATGGGAACACAGGGGGCAAGTGGGCTTGAAGAGGTCTTATTAGGAAGCATTACCGCCGCAGTGATTGACAGGGTTGATATTCCCGTGCTGGCTATTCCCGAAAAGGCAAAGTTTGGAGGATTGAAAAAGCTCGTGTATGCAACTAACTTCCACGAAGATGATTGCAAAGCCATAGATGGCCTAAGCTTGATAAGCGAAAAATTTAATGCAGAGCTTACTTGTTTGCACATAAATACATCGCTAGACAAAAGTGAAGATGACAACCAAAAACTTGATGAGCTACAGCATAACTACAAGTTTGTGCCGCTCAACAAAATCAATTTCAAACTGGTACACAGCAAAGGTGTTGAAAAAGGGATTATACAATTCCTAAGGGAAAATGATGTGGATATGATAGCCGTACTGCCAGAAGACCGAGGTTTTATTGAAAGTCTTTTCCACAAAAGCACTACTAAAAAATTGGCTTTCCATTCCGAAGTTCCGCTCTATGTTGCCAAAAAAGTATAA
- a CDS encoding PAS domain S-box protein produces the protein MKSLITQLGFNTLRGQITLLLSSFFVILVAIVLGIGVASQSGAKMGEELVNIKYPFAFAVSEVMQGVDESELIQKDAFYHGDEVIFQKKDQIWEERIKPSVQKLFELREFLPQEEQQKIDSFKVLLAKYEALSQEMDQLSRSSNNYIAQAPYMGDSLDSAAIVAYIQDIESQEASLVEKKDKIDQDLTPLVSQIIALLEPLRDSQFASFEEDMNDLSSTAHSIQNVSIINALIGIAIALGLALLIRKNLKKSVDHTTGFLNRLAEGELPESIEKNENELDLIVDAGVSLKTNLRRASHFAINIGEGKFDHEFSPVSGEDTLGNALVQMRNKLQQIADDDKKRNWATEGLTKFGELLREQNEDFKTFGEKITSALVKYLNANQCALFVLNSENKDDLYLELMATYAYNKNKFLTKKLKIEEDYGEGLAGQAFLEAETIYLTDIPQDYVDITSGLGDARPNSLLIVPLKVNDKVEGVIELASFKLFETYQIEFIEKLGETIASSISSVKVKEVTTKLLENAQEQAEQMRSQEEEMRQNMEELATTQEEMQRRSSELEKMLTESQEKEKQLLLVQEEALHNQRKSEEVQEEMQMFNAIVENTADIVAIVGSNGTVQYLNKSGKKKFESLTEGDPKLSITDFFPESMSEKILGEYLPLAVKGDEVSFVTKRKIGADEVEVDCEVFMFAIEDELYGEPLGVSMIARDLPTVETVPTQESQVAVSDSFAEKITGAFYRLEFDMQSGNFKFTYFSDNIAELIGYSATELCGFNYDQILALVHPEDKPAFMASLQNMINNLKTFEWAGRWNTKDGGFGWFKLSAHVNKQKDKVLSEGIMIDVSVLKSSV, from the coding sequence ATGAAATCACTAATAACCCAGTTGGGTTTTAATACTCTGAGAGGGCAGATTACTTTACTTCTATCCTCATTTTTTGTCATTTTAGTTGCTATTGTTTTGGGCATTGGTGTGGCAAGTCAAAGTGGGGCGAAGATGGGAGAGGAGCTGGTGAATATTAAATATCCATTTGCTTTTGCAGTCTCGGAAGTTATGCAAGGAGTGGATGAAAGTGAGCTTATCCAGAAGGATGCCTTTTATCATGGAGATGAAGTCATTTTTCAGAAAAAAGACCAGATTTGGGAAGAGAGGATTAAGCCCTCCGTTCAAAAACTTTTTGAGCTCCGTGAGTTTTTGCCCCAAGAAGAGCAGCAAAAAATTGATTCATTTAAAGTTTTGTTGGCAAAATATGAGGCGTTGTCACAAGAAATGGATCAGTTAAGTAGGTCAAGCAACAATTATATTGCTCAAGCACCTTATATGGGAGATAGTTTAGATAGTGCGGCTATTGTTGCATACATTCAAGATATTGAAAGTCAAGAAGCATCGCTTGTAGAAAAAAAGGATAAAATTGATCAGGACTTGACCCCACTTGTTTCCCAAATTATAGCCTTGCTCGAACCTTTGAGAGACTCTCAGTTTGCTTCCTTCGAAGAAGATATGAATGACCTAAGCTCTACAGCTCATTCTATTCAGAATGTGAGTATCATTAATGCTTTGATAGGGATAGCAATAGCTCTTGGCTTAGCGCTTTTGATCAGGAAAAATCTTAAGAAATCGGTCGATCATACTACAGGGTTTTTAAATAGGCTAGCAGAAGGGGAGCTGCCAGAGTCTATAGAAAAAAATGAAAATGAGCTCGATCTGATTGTAGATGCGGGGGTAAGCTTAAAGACCAACTTGAGGAGAGCTAGTCATTTTGCCATCAATATTGGTGAAGGAAAATTTGATCATGAGTTTAGTCCAGTCAGTGGAGAAGATACACTCGGAAATGCCTTAGTGCAAATGAGAAATAAGCTTCAGCAAATAGCTGATGACGATAAAAAACGTAACTGGGCTACAGAAGGTCTTACCAAATTTGGCGAGTTGCTGAGGGAGCAAAATGAGGACTTTAAGACATTTGGAGAAAAAATCACATCTGCTTTAGTCAAATACCTAAATGCGAATCAATGTGCCCTGTTCGTATTGAATTCTGAAAATAAGGACGATTTGTATCTGGAGCTAATGGCTACTTATGCATACAATAAGAATAAATTCTTAACTAAAAAACTTAAAATAGAAGAGGACTACGGGGAAGGGCTTGCTGGTCAGGCTTTTTTAGAAGCGGAGACAATCTATTTAACAGATATTCCTCAAGATTATGTAGATATTACTTCTGGTCTTGGCGATGCACGACCAAATAGTTTACTCATTGTACCTCTTAAAGTAAATGATAAGGTAGAAGGGGTAATTGAGTTGGCTTCTTTCAAACTGTTTGAAACTTACCAAATAGAATTTATTGAAAAACTAGGAGAGACTATCGCGTCATCTATTTCTTCTGTAAAAGTAAAAGAGGTAACAACCAAACTGCTTGAAAATGCACAAGAGCAAGCGGAGCAAATGAGATCTCAGGAAGAAGAAATGAGACAAAATATGGAAGAGCTTGCTACAACCCAAGAAGAAATGCAGCGTAGGAGTAGCGAGCTGGAAAAGATGTTGACGGAGTCCCAAGAAAAAGAAAAACAGTTGCTTTTAGTGCAGGAAGAGGCATTGCATAATCAGAGAAAGAGTGAAGAGGTTCAGGAGGAGATGCAGATGTTTAATGCAATTGTGGAAAATACGGCAGATATAGTTGCAATTGTTGGCTCGAATGGAACGGTTCAATACTTAAATAAATCAGGAAAAAAGAAATTTGAATCACTGACAGAAGGCGATCCAAAACTTTCTATTACTGACTTTTTCCCAGAAAGTATGTCTGAAAAGATACTTGGCGAATACTTGCCACTTGCAGTGAAAGGAGATGAAGTCAGCTTTGTAACTAAAAGAAAGATAGGGGCGGATGAGGTAGAGGTTGATTGTGAGGTTTTTATGTTTGCCATTGAAGATGAATTATATGGTGAGCCACTGGGAGTGAGTATGATTGCCCGCGATTTGCCAACTGTTGAAACTGTACCTACGCAAGAGTCGCAAGTAGCTGTGTCGGATAGCTTTGCCGAAAAAATTACTGGGGCTTTTTATAGGCTTGAATTTGATATGCAGTCAGGTAACTTCAAGTTTACTTATTTCTCCGATAATATTGCCGAACTTATAGGTTACAGTGCAACTGAGCTTTGCGGATTTAACTACGACCAAATTTTAGCATTAGTACACCCTGAAGATAAACCAGCCTTTATGGCTAGTTTGCAAAATATGATCAATAACCTGAAGACATTTGAATGGGCAGGGCGCTGGAATACGAAAGATGGAGGTTTTGGTTGGTTTAAGTTAAGTGCCCATGTGAATAAACAAAAGGACAAGGTATTGTCAGAAGGAATTATGATAGATGTATCTGTTCTTAAAAGCAGTGTTTAA
- a CDS encoding MarR family transcriptional regulator — MELEKEIKQKKFNNEYQKALLNIIYTNSWISTIQSCFFKPYKISPQQYNVLRILKGQYPAPASINLIIDRMLDKMSNASRLVEKLRQKGLVERQECMHDRRQVEVTITPQGMELLGEIAAKNHEIESRFESLSEEEVTQLNYLLDKLRG, encoded by the coding sequence ATGGAACTCGAAAAGGAAATAAAACAAAAAAAATTCAACAATGAATATCAGAAGGCTCTTCTGAATATCATTTATACCAATAGTTGGATTTCAACTATTCAATCATGTTTTTTTAAACCTTACAAAATTTCACCTCAGCAGTACAATGTATTGAGAATTTTGAAAGGACAATACCCAGCTCCCGCATCTATTAACCTGATCATTGACAGGATGCTGGACAAGATGTCTAATGCATCGAGGTTGGTGGAAAAGCTAAGGCAAAAGGGCTTGGTAGAGCGCCAAGAATGTATGCACGATAGGAGACAAGTTGAAGTAACCATCACGCCTCAAGGGATGGAGCTTTTGGGAGAAATAGCTGCCAAAAACCATGAGATAGAATCCAGGTTCGAGTCATTGAGCGAAGAGGAAGTAACGCAGCTCAATTACTTGCTGGACAAACTAAGAGGGTAG
- a CDS encoding NUDIX hydrolase → MGRKILVEKLNDYQPSDAAEKEMQARMIDFVEKNEDCFLRSNLSGHMTGSAIVIDLEREHILMLHHKKLNKWLQPGGHADGDTDILNVATKEVNEETGLMDVKPVQETIFDVDIHEIPERKGVPAHFHYDLRFLLEADRNTPLQINNESLDLEWVAISDVPAKNDEESIMRMVRKCQSLFQQS, encoded by the coding sequence ATGGGAAGAAAAATATTAGTAGAAAAACTAAACGACTACCAACCTAGCGATGCAGCAGAAAAAGAAATGCAAGCTCGGATGATTGATTTTGTGGAAAAAAATGAAGATTGTTTTCTCAGAAGTAATCTAAGCGGTCATATGACAGGTTCCGCTATCGTCATCGACCTTGAAAGGGAGCATATTCTTATGCTTCATCACAAAAAGCTGAACAAATGGCTTCAGCCTGGAGGGCATGCCGATGGGGATACTGATATTTTGAATGTGGCTACGAAGGAGGTAAATGAAGAAACAGGTTTGATGGATGTAAAACCTGTACAAGAAACTATTTTTGATGTGGATATCCATGAAATCCCCGAAAGGAAAGGAGTGCCTGCCCACTTTCATTACGACCTACGCTTTTTGCTAGAAGCAGATAGAAACACCCCATTGCAGATCAACAATGAATCCTTGGATTTGGAATGGGTAGCTATAAGCGATGTACCGGCTAAAAACGACGAAGAATCGATCATGAGGATGGTTCGAAAATGTCAATCATTATTTCAGCAATCATGA
- a CDS encoding acyl carrier protein phosphodiesterase, with the protein MSIIISAIMNFLGHIYLSHGIEEITIGNFIGDFVKGNKHENYPPEIQKGILLHREIDRFTDHDEQIRASSTRLKPDFGRYSAVVIDVFIDYLLATSWKKFHPLSLEEFSQDFFRIITKNKPLLPERVQGFVPHMIEHNWLTGYATLYGIERSLKGIDRRTSRDTQLYKATGILEKNYTEFQAEFMEYFPRVIQHTKAFLGID; encoded by the coding sequence ATGTCAATCATTATTTCAGCAATCATGAATTTTTTAGGACATATTTATCTTTCCCATGGAATTGAAGAAATTACCATAGGCAACTTTATAGGCGATTTTGTAAAGGGGAACAAGCATGAAAACTATCCTCCCGAAATACAAAAAGGTATTTTGCTACACAGGGAAATTGACCGTTTTACAGATCACGACGAGCAAATCCGTGCAAGCAGCACTCGGCTAAAGCCTGATTTTGGGAGATACTCGGCAGTTGTTATCGATGTATTTATCGACTATTTGCTGGCAACTAGCTGGAAAAAATTCCATCCACTCAGTTTGGAAGAGTTTTCCCAAGATTTTTTCCGCATCATCACAAAAAACAAACCCTTACTCCCCGAAAGGGTGCAAGGGTTTGTTCCGCATATGATTGAACACAATTGGCTCACTGGCTATGCTACTTTATATGGAATAGAGCGCTCGCTTAAAGGAATAGACCGTCGAACATCGAGAGATACGCAGCTTTACAAGGCTACCGGAATTTTGGAAAAAAACTACACCGAATTCCAAGCCGAGTTCATGGAATATTTCCCACGGGTCATCCAACACACCAAAGCCTTTTTAGGCATCGACTAG